In Desulfovibrio sp. Fe33, one DNA window encodes the following:
- a CDS encoding aminotransferase-like domain-containing protein has translation MSQHFARRMGTVHRSFIREILKVTADPEIISFAGGLPNPELFPVPAMDAAAHEVFKNIGASALQYSTTEGDAGLRAIIAQRYLQRGLNVDPDTILVTSGSQQILDISAKVFLDRGDRVVIERPGYLGAIQAFSLFEPEFVTVSLEDDGPNLAELEAAFKEGAKCFYAVPNFQNPSGVSYSLEKRKGVAALCDRYGVLFVEDDPYGELRFLGEDLPSVFSFCEHKGLLCGSFSKIAAPGFRIGWVVAPDKEVYDKLVIAKQAADLHTSTVSQAIMRRYLETNDINSHVELIRERYGRQRECMVEMIGKYFPEGVTITRPEGGMFLWVTMPDGCSSMKLLDMAVKDKVAFVPGKPFYVDGSGDNTLRLNFSNSDEVRIEEGIKRLGRAIGSFLK, from the coding sequence ATGTCCCAACATTTCGCTCGGAGAATGGGCACCGTTCATCGTTCATTCATCCGGGAAATACTGAAAGTCACGGCTGATCCGGAGATTATTTCCTTTGCGGGCGGTTTGCCCAATCCCGAACTTTTCCCCGTCCCCGCCATGGACGCGGCCGCCCACGAAGTTTTCAAGAACATCGGGGCAAGCGCTCTGCAATACTCAACCACCGAAGGCGATGCGGGCCTGCGCGCCATCATCGCACAGCGATATCTGCAACGCGGCCTGAACGTGGACCCGGACACCATTCTGGTGACCTCCGGTTCCCAGCAGATTCTCGACATCAGCGCCAAGGTCTTCCTGGACCGGGGCGACAGGGTCGTTATCGAACGGCCCGGCTATCTCGGAGCCATTCAGGCGTTTTCTCTGTTTGAACCCGAGTTCGTGACCGTGTCCCTTGAGGATGACGGGCCGAATCTCGCGGAACTCGAAGCGGCTTTCAAGGAAGGAGCCAAGTGTTTTTACGCTGTGCCCAACTTCCAGAATCCGTCGGGCGTGAGCTACTCGCTTGAGAAACGCAAGGGTGTTGCGGCATTGTGCGACCGGTATGGCGTGCTTTTCGTCGAGGACGACCCGTACGGCGAACTTCGCTTCCTGGGCGAGGATCTGCCGAGCGTTTTCTCATTCTGCGAACACAAGGGCCTCCTGTGCGGTTCGTTCTCCAAGATCGCCGCGCCGGGCTTCCGCATCGGTTGGGTCGTCGCGCCGGATAAGGAAGTGTACGACAAACTGGTCATCGCCAAGCAGGCCGCCGATCTTCACACTTCCACAGTGTCCCAGGCGATCATGCGCCGCTATCTTGAAACCAACGACATCAACTCCCATGTGGAGCTTATCCGCGAGCGGTACGGCCGCCAGCGCGAATGCATGGTGGAGATGATCGGCAAGTACTTCCCGGAAGGCGTCACCATCACCCGCCCCGAGGGCGGCATGTTCCTGTGGGTGACCATGCCCGATGGATGTTCCAGCATGAAGCTCCTGGATATGGCCGTGAAAGACAAGGTGGCCTTTGTTCCCGGCAAGCCGTTCTACGTGGACGGTTCCGGCGACAACACCCTGCGCCTGAACTTCTCCAATTCGGACGAGGTCCGTATCGAGGAAGGCATCAAGCGGCTCGGCAGGGCCATCGGTTCGTTCCTGAAGTAA
- a CDS encoding FAD-dependent oxidoreductase has protein sequence MSQHIVVIGGVALGPKAACRFKRLEPESRVTMIDQTAMISYGGCGIPYYVSGDVSDASELCTTSFHMLRDPKFFKEVKGVDVRVLTKATLIDREKKCVEVENVETGEKDCIGYDKLVIATGASPRRLGLPGEDLKGVNYVANPGDATRIRESISKGEVSNAVIIGAGFIGLEMAEAFADMWGVETSVVEITGQIMPRLVSPTLATMGRKHMEENGVSFYFGETVKAIEGEDGVVKRVVTDKRVLDADAVIISAGVVPNSDLAKEAGLAVHERGGVYVDEYLRTNDPDIYAGGDCCIVRNLVTDADAFLPLGSMANRQGRIIGTNLAGGSAEFDGVVGSFVVKLFETSMAGTGLSLESAKAAGFDAMSVLLIQLDRAHFYPTKELMTLEMVVDKPTRRVLGVQGFGSSGDAMVGRINAVAAILKSSPTIDDVSNMELAYSPPFAAAMDILNTLANLADNALRGINRGVGPAGFKELWENRGEDACFFLDCREKGDAGPFMERNPEFWHNVPQGEIYDRLDEIPKDRPIVLICNTGARSYEAQIMLDDKGYKDVTNIHGGMAAIKKYGIDL, from the coding sequence ATGTCTCAGCATATCGTAGTCATCGGCGGTGTGGCCCTCGGGCCGAAGGCCGCCTGCCGCTTCAAGCGGCTGGAGCCCGAGTCCCGGGTGACCATGATCGACCAGACCGCCATGATCTCCTACGGCGGGTGCGGCATTCCCTATTACGTGTCCGGCGACGTGTCGGACGCGTCCGAGCTGTGCACGACCAGTTTCCACATGTTGCGCGATCCGAAGTTCTTCAAGGAGGTCAAGGGAGTGGACGTTCGCGTCCTGACCAAGGCCACGCTCATCGACCGCGAAAAAAAGTGCGTCGAGGTGGAGAACGTCGAGACCGGCGAAAAGGACTGCATAGGGTATGACAAGCTGGTCATCGCCACCGGTGCCTCCCCGCGCAGGCTGGGCTTGCCCGGCGAGGACCTCAAGGGCGTCAACTACGTGGCCAATCCCGGCGACGCCACCCGCATCCGCGAGTCCATTTCCAAGGGCGAGGTGAGCAACGCCGTGATTATCGGCGCGGGCTTCATCGGCCTGGAGATGGCCGAGGCGTTCGCCGATATGTGGGGCGTGGAGACCTCCGTGGTGGAGATCACCGGCCAGATAATGCCTCGCCTCGTGAGTCCGACCCTGGCCACCATGGGCCGGAAGCACATGGAAGAGAACGGCGTTTCCTTCTATTTCGGCGAGACCGTCAAGGCTATCGAGGGCGAAGACGGCGTGGTCAAGCGCGTGGTCACGGACAAGCGAGTGCTTGACGCCGACGCCGTGATTATCTCGGCGGGCGTTGTCCCCAACTCGGATCTGGCCAAGGAGGCCGGATTGGCCGTGCACGAGCGCGGCGGGGTGTACGTGGATGAATATCTGCGCACCAACGATCCGGACATCTATGCGGGCGGAGACTGCTGTATCGTCAGGAATCTCGTCACCGACGCGGATGCCTTCCTGCCGTTGGGTTCCATGGCCAACCGCCAGGGCCGCATCATCGGCACCAATCTGGCGGGCGGATCGGCTGAGTTCGATGGCGTGGTCGGCTCCTTTGTGGTCAAGCTGTTCGAAACCTCCATGGCGGGCACAGGCTTGAGCTTGGAATCCGCCAAGGCCGCCGGTTTCGACGCCATGTCCGTGCTGCTCATCCAGCTGGATCGGGCGCATTTCTATCCGACCAAGGAATTGATGACGCTTGAGATGGTAGTGGACAAGCCCACCCGCCGGGTGCTCGGCGTCCAGGGCTTCGGTTCCTCCGGAGACGCCATGGTGGGCCGCATCAACGCTGTGGCCGCCATCCTCAAATCGTCTCCGACCATCGACGACGTGTCCAACATGGAACTGGCCTATTCCCCGCCGTTTGCCGCGGCCATGGATATCCTCAACACCCTGGCCAACTTGGCCGACAACGCGCTGCGCGGCATCAACCGCGGCGTTGGTCCGGCCGGATTCAAGGAGTTGTGGGAGAATCGCGGCGAGGACGCCTGCTTCTTCCTGGATTGCCGGGAGAAGGGGGACGCCGGGCCGTTCATGGAACGCAATCCGGAGTTCTGGCACAATGTCCCGCAGGGCGAGATTTACGACCGCTTGGACGAGATTCCCAAGGATCGGCCCATCGTGCTGATCTGTAATACCGGGGCACGTTCCTACGAGGCGCAGATCATGCTCGACGACAAGGGCTACAAGGATGTGACCAATATCCACGGCGGCATGGCGGCCATCAAGAAATATGGCATTGACCTGTAG
- a CDS encoding ABC transporter ATP-binding protein: MSAILEVKDIDKHFDISGSVIDQLRLTGGKISRKKTVVKAVNSVSLDVQAGETLSVVGESGCGKSTLARTVMGLYRPNKGEIHYRGARIDNLSSHKMLPYRTKMQMVFQDPYASLNPRMTVRQILEEPVRFHNPDMTRDEVSDRVAEVMCQVGVDPVWATNFPHEFSGGQRQRISIARALVLDPEFIAADEPIAALDVSIQAQILNLLMDAQEQRGLTYLFISHDLSVVEHISNRVLVMYLGCVCELATAKELFSNPKHPYTQALLSAIPKLGGMAGGHVRLSGDVPTPINLPTGCVFHGRCQHANERCSREIPRQHTLANGTVVACHGVEEGRL, translated from the coding sequence ATGAGCGCCATCCTCGAAGTCAAGGACATCGACAAACACTTCGACATATCCGGCTCGGTCATCGACCAGCTTCGGCTTACCGGCGGCAAGATCAGCCGCAAGAAGACCGTGGTCAAGGCGGTCAACAGCGTCTCCCTGGACGTCCAGGCGGGCGAAACCCTGAGCGTGGTCGGCGAATCCGGCTGCGGAAAATCCACCCTGGCCCGCACGGTCATGGGCCTGTACCGGCCCAACAAGGGTGAAATTCACTATCGGGGCGCTCGCATCGACAACCTGAGTTCCCACAAGATGCTCCCCTACCGGACCAAAATGCAGATGGTCTTTCAGGACCCTTACGCATCCCTCAACCCGCGCATGACCGTGCGGCAGATTCTTGAGGAGCCGGTTCGTTTCCACAACCCGGACATGACCCGCGACGAGGTCAGCGACCGCGTTGCCGAAGTCATGTGCCAGGTGGGCGTGGACCCGGTTTGGGCCACCAACTTCCCGCACGAATTCTCCGGCGGCCAGCGGCAGCGCATCTCCATCGCCCGCGCCCTGGTCCTCGATCCCGAATTCATCGCGGCCGACGAGCCCATCGCGGCCCTGGACGTTTCCATCCAGGCCCAGATTCTCAACCTGCTCATGGACGCCCAGGAGCAGCGCGGCCTGACCTACCTGTTCATCAGCCACGACCTGAGCGTGGTCGAGCACATCTCCAACCGCGTGCTGGTCATGTATCTCGGCTGTGTCTGCGAGCTGGCCACGGCCAAGGAGCTGTTCTCCAATCCGAAGCACCCCTACACCCAGGCGCTGCTTTCGGCCATTCCCAAGCTCGGCGGCATGGCCGGCGGCCATGTCAGACTGTCCGGCGACGTGCCCACTCCCATCAACCTGCCGACCGGCTGTGTTTTCCACGGCCGGTGTCAGCACGCCAACGAGCGTTGCTCCAGGGAGATTCCCCGGCAGCACACGCTCGCCAACGGCACCGTTGTCGCCTGTCACGGCGTCGAGGAAGGCCGTCTGTAA
- a CDS encoding ABC transporter ATP-binding protein — MEKLIDIKNLRVDFALRSGTVRAVRDVSLVINKGERLGIVGESGAGKSVLGFSIINLISKPGRITGGQILFEGMDLVKINADQMRHVRGNEISMIFQDPMMTLNPVLTIGTQMKETILAHMDVSEKEAEAICLDKLRKVYIPSPEKRLKQYPHEFSGGMRQRIVIAISLLTNPKLIIADEPTTALDVTIQAEIMDLLLELCEKENMGLILITHDLAVVSEVTQRIAVLYAGKVVELGAADQLISNPQHPYTKGLIQALPQMAGGARRLNQIPGMMPSLLNMPKGCPFEPRCTVSSERCKTEIPKLHALENGTQVACFKCEGGE, encoded by the coding sequence GTGGAAAAACTCATAGACATAAAGAACCTGCGCGTGGATTTCGCCCTGCGTTCCGGCACCGTCCGGGCCGTGCGCGACGTCAGCCTGGTCATCAATAAGGGCGAACGCCTCGGCATTGTCGGCGAATCCGGCGCGGGCAAATCCGTGCTCGGCTTCTCCATCATCAACCTCATCTCCAAGCCCGGCCGCATCACCGGCGGGCAGATCCTCTTCGAGGGCATGGACCTGGTCAAAATCAACGCCGACCAGATGCGCCACGTCCGCGGCAATGAGATCTCCATGATCTTCCAGGACCCCATGATGACCCTCAATCCGGTGCTGACCATCGGCACCCAGATGAAGGAAACCATTCTGGCCCACATGGATGTATCCGAGAAGGAGGCCGAGGCAATCTGTCTGGACAAGCTGCGCAAGGTCTACATTCCCTCCCCGGAAAAACGGCTCAAGCAATACCCGCATGAGTTCTCCGGCGGTATGCGCCAGCGCATCGTCATCGCCATCTCGCTCCTGACCAACCCCAAGCTCATCATCGCCGACGAGCCCACCACGGCTCTCGACGTTACCATTCAGGCCGAAATCATGGACCTGCTTCTGGAGCTCTGCGAGAAGGAGAACATGGGGCTTATCCTCATCACCCATGATCTGGCCGTTGTCTCCGAAGTGACTCAGCGCATCGCCGTGCTCTACGCGGGCAAGGTTGTGGAGCTCGGCGCGGCAGACCAGCTCATCTCCAATCCGCAGCACCCCTACACCAAGGGTCTCATCCAGGCCTTGCCGCAGATGGCGGGCGGAGCGAGAAGGCTCAACCAGATTCCCGGAATGATGCCGTCCCTGTTGAACATGCCCAAGGGATGCCCCTTCGAACCGCGATGCACCGTCAGCAGCGAACGTTGCAAGACCGAGATCCCCAAACTCCACGCACTCGAAAACGGGACGCAAGTCGCCTGTTTCAAATGTGAAGGAGGCGAATAG
- a CDS encoding ABC transporter permease, which translates to MRSRWQRFKDSYMLYSFLRDPMAVTCFVILAILMVTAFTAPIIAPHDPYDPKTIDIMNAQLPPVWSAGGNADFLLGTDAQGRDMLSTMLYGMRVSIIIGIGAVCLQAFLGIVVGLLSGYIKRLDNILMRVADVQLSFSTYMVAIFIGAIVQTAFGVAGYDKVAVPLIIVIIGLAEWPQYARTVRASVLAERKKEYVEAARVIGLSKSRIMWRHILPNTLSPVLVISTVQVANAIMSEAALSFLGLGMPVSKPSLGSLITAGFEYIFSGSWWITIFPGFLLVTLILVINLLGDWVRDFLNPKLYKG; encoded by the coding sequence ATGAGATCCCGCTGGCAACGTTTCAAAGACTCCTACATGCTCTACAGCTTCCTGCGCGACCCCATGGCCGTGACCTGCTTCGTCATCCTGGCCATATTGATGGTCACGGCGTTCACCGCGCCGATCATTGCGCCGCACGACCCGTACGACCCCAAAACCATCGACATCATGAACGCCCAGCTTCCGCCCGTCTGGTCCGCCGGCGGCAACGCCGACTTCCTGCTCGGCACCGATGCCCAGGGCCGCGACATGCTGTCGACCATGCTCTACGGTATGCGCGTGTCCATCATCATCGGCATCGGCGCAGTCTGTCTCCAGGCGTTCCTGGGTATCGTGGTGGGCCTGCTCTCCGGATACATCAAGCGGCTGGACAACATCCTCATGCGTGTCGCCGACGTTCAGCTCTCCTTCTCGACCTACATGGTGGCCATCTTCATCGGTGCCATCGTCCAGACCGCGTTCGGCGTGGCCGGATACGACAAAGTCGCCGTACCGCTGATCATCGTCATCATCGGTTTGGCCGAGTGGCCCCAGTACGCCCGGACCGTCCGCGCCTCGGTGCTGGCCGAGCGCAAGAAGGAATACGTCGAGGCGGCCCGGGTCATCGGCCTGTCGAAGTCCCGCATCATGTGGCGGCACATTCTGCCCAACACCCTCTCCCCGGTGCTCGTCATCTCCACCGTCCAGGTGGCCAACGCCATCATGAGCGAGGCGGCCCTCTCCTTCCTGGGACTGGGAATGCCCGTGAGCAAGCCCTCGCTGGGATCACTGATCACCGCCGGTTTCGAGTACATCTTCTCCGGCTCCTGGTGGATCACCATCTTCCCCGGCTTCCTGCTGGTCACCCTGATCCTGGTCATCAACCTCCTGGGCGACTGGGTCCGGGACTTCCTCAACCCCAAACTCTACAAGGGGTAA
- a CDS encoding ABC transporter permease: MFAFTVKRILQAVVVMLIISFIGFAIKHNFGDPVRDLVGQRVTAAERAEIRDRLGLNDPFPVQYARFLRDALHGDLGQSYFFKKPATEVIIKKAPATLELVFCAAFIIVVLSIPLGIYAAIRPKSLFSRFVMGSSIVGVSMPVFLTAILLIYIFSVELHWLPSYGRGETVLLFGWWDSGLFTVDGILHLIMPSIALSSIMLPLFIRLIRSEMMEVLETEYVKFAWAKGIKPWRVWLVHAFKNTLLPVITVGGVQLGIMVAFTILTETVFQWQGMGSMFIESVERSDTSLMVAYLVFVGIVFVLVNTFVDIIYGLVNPTVRVAGRQ, encoded by the coding sequence ATGTTTGCATTCACTGTAAAACGAATCCTGCAAGCCGTGGTCGTCATGCTGATCATCAGCTTCATCGGATTCGCCATCAAACACAACTTCGGCGATCCGGTCCGCGATCTGGTGGGCCAGCGGGTCACGGCGGCCGAGCGTGCGGAAATCCGCGACCGCCTCGGTCTCAACGATCCTTTCCCCGTGCAATACGCAAGATTCCTGCGTGACGCCCTGCACGGCGACCTGGGTCAGAGCTATTTCTTCAAAAAGCCCGCCACGGAAGTCATCATCAAGAAGGCTCCGGCGACCTTGGAACTGGTTTTCTGTGCGGCATTCATTATCGTGGTCCTGTCCATTCCGCTCGGCATTTACGCGGCCATCCGCCCCAAAAGCCTTTTCTCGCGGTTCGTCATGGGCAGCTCCATCGTCGGTGTTTCCATGCCCGTCTTTCTCACGGCCATCCTGCTCATCTACATTTTTTCAGTGGAGCTGCACTGGCTGCCATCCTACGGACGAGGCGAAACCGTGCTCCTCTTCGGCTGGTGGGACAGCGGGTTGTTCACCGTTGACGGCATCCTGCATCTGATAATGCCTTCCATCGCCCTGTCCTCCATCATGCTCCCGCTGTTCATCCGGCTCATCCGTTCCGAGATGATGGAAGTCCTGGAAACCGAATACGTCAAGTTCGCCTGGGCCAAGGGCATCAAGCCCTGGCGCGTCTGGCTGGTGCACGCCTTCAAGAACACCCTGCTCCCGGTCATCACCGTGGGCGGCGTGCAGCTCGGCATCATGGTGGCCTTCACCATCCTCACCGAGACCGTGTTCCAATGGCAGGGAATGGGCTCCATGTTCATCGAGTCCGTGGAACGTTCCGACACCTCGCTCATGGTTGCATACCTTGTTTTCGTGGGCATCGTCTTCGTGCTTGTGAACACGTTTGTGGACATCATCTACGGCCTGGTCAATCCCACGGTCCGAGTGGCAGGGAGGCAGTAG
- a CDS encoding ABC transporter substrate-binding protein, producing the protein MKVSTFKAAGKFSLLVLSLLVAALMLVGCGGEEKKEAAEKAAPAAPEKITLKLAMDADPVSLDPHVQLSGGMLQFSHLVFDPLLRYDKDMNFVPRLAESWERIDDLTMRMHLRKGVKFHSGNDFTAKDVVFTVERLKKSEDYKGLFEPFTGAVAVDDYTVDLVTKKPYGLVLNMATYIFPMDSKFYSGTDDKGKAKDAIVKTDYSFANVNESGTGPFTVVSREQGVKTVFARFKDYWNKDTGNVEEIVLAPIKNDATRTAALMSGDVDFVMPVPPQDLERLKTTDGLQLVTMSGSRIICMQLNQKRNPALADPKVRLAMAYAYDNQGVVEKIMNGFATAAGQMSPKGYVGHLESLAPRFDLEKAKALMAESGFPNGFEATMISPNNRYVNDEKIAEAFASMMSKIGIKVSLKTMPKAQYWDQFDAQVADIQLIGWHSDTEDSGNFFEFLSMCRNSETGYGQYNSGNYCNAKVDELTLAAQTETDPAKRAADLQEAEKIQYDEAGYIPLHWQNLSWASKANMNTEDIVNVMNFPYFGDLVIK; encoded by the coding sequence ATGAAAGTGTCGACGTTCAAAGCCGCCGGCAAATTCTCCCTGCTCGTTCTCTCGCTCCTGGTGGCCGCCCTCATGCTGGTCGGCTGCGGCGGTGAAGAGAAAAAAGAAGCAGCCGAGAAAGCCGCTCCCGCTGCCCCTGAAAAAATCACCCTCAAACTCGCCATGGATGCCGACCCGGTATCCCTTGACCCGCATGTCCAGCTTTCCGGCGGCATGCTGCAGTTCTCCCATCTGGTCTTCGACCCGCTGCTTCGCTACGACAAGGACATGAATTTCGTGCCCCGTCTGGCCGAGAGCTGGGAGCGCATCGACGATTTGACCATGCGTATGCATCTGCGCAAGGGCGTCAAGTTCCATTCCGGCAACGACTTCACCGCCAAGGATGTGGTCTTCACCGTTGAGCGCCTGAAGAAGTCCGAAGACTACAAGGGCCTCTTCGAGCCGTTCACCGGCGCCGTGGCCGTCGACGACTACACCGTGGACCTGGTCACCAAGAAGCCTTACGGCCTGGTGCTCAACATGGCCACCTACATCTTCCCCATGGACAGCAAGTTCTACTCCGGCACCGACGACAAGGGCAAGGCCAAGGACGCCATCGTCAAGACCGACTACTCCTTCGCCAACGTGAACGAGTCCGGCACCGGTCCCTTCACCGTCGTCAGCCGCGAACAGGGCGTGAAGACCGTCTTCGCCCGGTTCAAGGACTACTGGAACAAGGACACCGGCAACGTCGAGGAAATCGTCCTCGCCCCGATCAAGAATGACGCCACCCGCACCGCCGCCCTCATGTCCGGCGACGTGGACTTCGTCATGCCCGTGCCTCCGCAGGACCTGGAACGCCTCAAGACCACCGACGGTCTGCAGTTGGTCACCATGTCCGGTTCGCGCATCATCTGCATGCAGCTGAACCAGAAGCGCAACCCGGCCCTGGCAGACCCGAAGGTCCGCCTGGCCATGGCCTACGCCTATGACAACCAGGGCGTGGTCGAAAAGATCATGAACGGCTTCGCCACCGCGGCCGGCCAGATGTCCCCCAAGGGCTATGTCGGCCACCTCGAATCCCTGGCTCCCCGCTTCGACCTCGAAAAGGCCAAGGCCCTGATGGCCGAGTCCGGCTTCCCCAACGGTTTTGAAGCGACCATGATCTCCCCGAACAACCGCTACGTGAACGACGAGAAGATCGCCGAGGCCTTCGCTTCCATGATGTCCAAGATCGGCATCAAGGTTTCCCTGAAGACCATGCCCAAGGCTCAGTACTGGGATCAGTTCGACGCTCAGGTCGCCGACATCCAGCTGATCGGCTGGCACTCCGACACCGAGGACTCCGGCAACTTCTTCGAGTTCCTGTCCATGTGCCGCAACTCCGAGACCGGCTACGGCCAGTACAACTCCGGCAACTACTGCAACGCCAAGGTTGACGAGCTGACCCTGGCCGCCCAGACCGAGACCGATCCCGCCAAGCGCGCCGCCGACCTTCAGGAAGCTGAAAAGATTCAGTACGACGAAGCCGGCTACATCCCGCTGCACTGGCAGAACCTGTCCTGGGCTTCCAAGGCCAACATGAACACCGAAGACATCGTGAACGTCATGAACTTCCCGTACTTCGGCGACCTGGTCATCAAGTAG